cgtgtcttcaggctgactaatcatgtgcccatttttatagtatagtgtttttatagggtaagggcatttattgagggtaaacgcagggcagtaggctcacccttagaatccgacggatggattttacgtccaaaatacacctcattttctcagctaaattaaggcaaacttgtacttctgcgccAAACATACGACGTAGTGGGACAtaagttatctgttttttgtgtacgaagtgttaagcccagttttttaagttgctacttgtttgtacatacagagcacttgtatttgtggtctttgacatctttgatttgtaagtgatatataaaaacaattctttaattaattcaaaacacaatacttgtactttttactttcagtacttgagtaatacattttagaataaactacttgcaatacttaagtacaaaaaatgctgaatacttctgtacttctacttaagtaaagtttttaaagaacacttcaacgtctactcaagtcaattttttgatagagtacttgtacttttactcaagtatgggtctctaatactttatacaacactgataATACAGCATCCTCCATAATTATTGGCACCTCTGGTTAAAATGTGTTAAACaccttaaaataaataattgtgaCATTGGGGTGTgagagaaggacgaggcacagagTCCTATCTTCTAGCACGAACGTTACTTTATTGAGTACGAAAGAGCAGACAGCGCACGTGGAATACACAAACACCCAAACATGAacgactctgacaaagacgagcacgggacactgcgcgaacgcacattaaatagacaaaccacataagctcCAAGTATCACGAGACGATCCACAGGGGAGACCAATGAACacgctcagacacaaccacacccacgaagatccataGATGCAGACTCCCCAAAAggatgggtcaggggctgtaacgcgacaataatttttttattgcagaAGGATAATCTCACTCTATTTCTCTTACTCACTCTTAAACATGGGAAAGACAAGAGAACACACTACTCAAGTAAGGCAGATATGTGTTGACCTTCATAAATCAGGCAATGGCTACAAGAAAATAGCCAGTCATTTGCAGAAGCCCTTATCTACAGTCATCAAAGTCAGCAATCACCAAAAAGTTAAAAACATCTGCAACAGTGACAAACAAGCCTGGAAGAGGATGCAAGTGTATCTTACCACCACGCACAGTTAGCTATCTACATGCCAACAAGCTGCTTGGGATACATGCACAGAGAAATCCTTTTCTGAGTTATATTTGTAGCCGGCAGGGCTAAATATGAGGGAGGTATTTTTAATGTGAAGTCTGTCCCTGGGGGCGGCCCTTTTTAAGGTGAGAAAGAGACTTTTAATATGAAAGCCGATCTTGAGGGTATATTAGTCCCGCGACAGGTGGTTAAAAGATTGTTTGGTCTCGTGCAGCTTCCCGTTCTGGTAAAAGGCTGATAATTAAGATATTTCTCTGCTCCTGCGCATTTTAAGGTTGGTTAACATGAGCAGAAAGTGAAGGTCAGATTGTGGAAACTGCAGTTTCAGTGTTTAAATGAGGATCATCCCCCGAGTGGATAGAGTGGCCTATATTTGGTTTGGACGTCGGGGAAAGCATGAATGGACCAGTTACCGGCGGACAGTAGAGCGTGTTTGGGAGGTTCAGTGCTGGAGGTTTTGCACCTGTAGCCAATAACAAGCAGGTATGAGATTGTTAgcttgtatttgttgttgaaaCTAGCTTAAACTATTCTTTTTAAAAGAAGTAGTTGTGTATTACAGCTCCAGCCAGATTCAGGTGGCCAACAGAAGCTGGAGAACTGGGTTAAAGGGGCCTAACACTGGTGTGATACAGGTACAATCTGGGCTAGTTTTAGTAGCCGTTAACTTTTACACCTAGGCTTGTTTGACTAATGGTGTGCTTGTGTATACGTTGCAGAGTACTGGTGCCTGTGGGGACAATAGacactgttttgtttttcctggttttttttttcttgttttgtttttagatACAGTTTCTGTTGCATTGTTTCATTGTCCTTTGTACTGTtttgtttgggtttttgttttgataCTCTGAGTATATTGTAATCTGGGTTGCCAAAAATCAGATATGTATATTGAAGATAAAATATACTCTGTTCCCTCCTGGCTAGTGTGGCATTACATGAGATGTTGAACGATTGTAGTCTACCTCAGTGTACTGTACGTATTTAACCCTAATTTGGGGAAGTACTTGTGCTGTGTAGGTAGTTTGGaagtgtacagtgtgtggttgAAAGTGAACTTTTTTTGGCGTGTACTGTAGGTTtgatttacttttttttatatGCATATGGGATTGTAAGTAGGGGTTAATACGTCAGGAAACTGAGGGTGGTATTAGAGTGAATGGTTTGGCCACATTTGGGGTGCTGGGAACGGTACAGTAACTCTGAGGGTTAGTCTCTAAGGCTAACTGTTGTTAGTGGATAACTTTTACTGATCAAAGCTATTGTTTATGCCTTTTATATAGAATTTGTAAATCGAAAGTAGAATGAATAAACTGTATTTTTAAAGAAATAGCTTGTATTTTATTACACTTGTTCCTGCTCAAGCCATTGGggtcagccccgtcgacagggggtgacaaccgggtctgttgtcccgggccccgtggccaggggggcccatcaaagagcccaacaatttattttttatttaaagtctataattttaaatataaccttgaaatctttcattaatataaaattctgtactcaaaataagcccaatggctaaaatatatgtgtTTTTTatacacttttttccaatcttcctctgtccaatgtctgtgttcttttgcccatattaatctttttcttttattagccagatatggctttttctttgccactctgccctgaaggccagcatcccggagtcgcctcttcactgtagatgttgacactggcgttttgcgggtactatttaatgaagctgccagttgaggacctgtgaggtgtcgatttctcaaactggagacgctaatgtacttgtcttcttgctcagttgtgcagcggggccttccacttctccttctactctggttagagcctgtctgtgctctcctctgaagggagtagtacacaccattgtaggaaatcttcagtttcttggcaatgtctcgcatggaatagccttcatttctcagaacaagaatagactgtcgagtttcaattgaaagttgtcttttttctggccattttgtgagtttaatcgaaccaacaattgtaatgctccagattctcaactagcttaaaggaaggtcagttttatagcttctctaatcagcaaaactgttttcagctgtgctaacctacttgcacaagggttttcaagggttttctaaatatccaatagcctccttacacagttagcaaacacaatgtaccattagaacactggagtgatggttgttggaaatgggtctccatacatctatgtagatattgcattaaaaaccagacgtttacagctagaatagtcatttaccacattaataatgtatagagtgtatttttgatgcatttaatgttagctaaattgaaagaaaaaaaaaactgtgtttctttcaaaaataataacatttctaagtgaccccaaacttttttgaacggtagtgtatgaatatatatattaggggtgggcatagattaattttcttaatctagattaatctcactgaaatcttgaaattaatctagattaatctatattaaaatggctcatatgcgtgctacccaagtaataacaaagtcagtttttgagatagggtttcttaatacagggagtgcattagaccaggggctcatctcctgtttccaaaatgcatcaatgactgcttgagaaagctgttctattttgatacttgaagaaaaaaaacatgctgaataaaatgtaggctactcgtgttcaacggtttattcagttaaacatgaatttgtaagcctacatactgtacattaaaaggggttgatagcATGTTTAtgcagctaaacatgagatttgaaatgtaagccaacatttagtacatttaacctcacggacataatttttcaaaagccagttttggtcctctgcagttttaacggttaaaaagaaaaaaggaatatttaaatagcgacgaatctagcgctaggaccatgcagaaaacgactgctccgagctccgctccggtaacactttacgttccttaAAATGAATTTtacatgaagcaaacctggcgacttcatgGCGGCATCCATGTAAatacacgtacgatttgtaattcacaggtttgaaaactcgttgtTAGGTCCTAATGTGATGAGTTATTACTGTACACATAGTACTATTCTCTTACGGGAGCGTGATGAGTTGTTGCTGTATGATTGTGCTGTTCTCCCGAGGGAGCGTGATGTGCTGTGgaatgtgtggtgttgtgttgtaaTCTCTTTCAGGTGCACCCGGGATGATGGAGTCACATGGTTCTGGGTGGTGCCTGACAAGTCAGTCCTCAGCTACAAAAGGCTTCCTGGAAGTGAAGACGGCAGGAGAGAGTGGCAGGCTCTCCTCGTTTGTTCTCCCTGTTTTGAGGATCATTTTGATACACATCTGCTACCCGATGTTAAGAGTTGTGATACTGCCCTTGTTCTTGTGCGTGGTGGATTGTGTCTTTGTTTTGCGTAGTtgtatgttgtttatggtgtttCCTTTTATTCGTTGTTTTGTTGTTAGGTATGATTTATGGATGTTGTAAGTTAAAAGAAGTCGCTTAGCACCAGGTAGGGTAGGccgctgtttgttttgttgtttggttttcttttcccgtactcgttctcgcccctactgtccaatttggttaggaatacagccgagctaaactatcaaggtgaaagtcatcatagtttgcttacctattttgacccagttcccaacccaactttaagaatagattaacagcgataatttttatatcgcccgataagagtatcaaattaacgaacgccattaacggcccaccactaatatatatattccaTATCCCACAGTAAACATATTGACCTTAGGAATTTTGTTGTGGTCTTCTTTCCCACATCATCTCAGTCTCTCATTCATCCATTCCACCTGATTGCCATCTCCACTTGTTACATACTcctcttaccccccccccccccccccagacagtGCTTGAGGGGTTTGTAACACCTGACAAACGATCACACAGGCTGcgtctgcgagctgcaaagagatgtcacctaggtcacaccagattgaaactgtctgttcctcgagtaccaaaaatactttttgcaaagttagtagacaaaatttaatcaagGTTAAATTCAACTACACTCCCCCAGAGAGTAGTTTAATCCTGAAACTAGGActgctaaatattagatccctgtcatctaaagcattgcttgttaatgaaatgattaccgatcataatctatgcatgctttgcttgacggaaacctggacccgaccagacgactatatggccctaaacgaagcttctccatctggttatagatatgtccataatccccgtccaaatggtcgaggaggtggtatcgccacaatatatgactccgATGTAGGCATTTCTCAATtcggcttcaagtttaattcttttgaacatctcatcctcactgtatcaaatgtatcaaatttaacaaccaacaaagtgtcacagtcatttatgttaattactatttaccgcccccctggttcatactctgagttcttgcaggagttttcagacttcctgtctcatgtagtgccaTCAGCCGATAAGTtgattatagttggtgattttaacatccattttgaaaatctgtgtGACTCTTAGTATaaattttcaagcaattcttgattcaatgggtgtCACtaagaatgtggtgggtcctacgcataactgtagtcatactttagacttggtcttgtcatttggtattaaCATAtgcagtttagcaattcttcctcagagtgaggccgtttctgaccacagcctcataacgtacGAGTTGTGCTTGACTGACGGtattcatcggccaccccgctaccAAATTAAACTAACTATAACACCCAGTACCATAGCcacgctcactgatattttaccgggtctgacaaacactgatccacctgtagctccggaaggactagagcgtttcaccgagcacgtcgagacttcccttcgtacagctttagacaaagttgtgccattacgatataagagagccacggagagaagaatagcgccatggtacaatgagcacacgcgtagtctCAAACGAGCTGCGCGGATCCTGGAGCGTAAATGGCAAAATtctaagttagaagtgtatagactatcatggaaaagcagccttattgaatataagcatgccctccataaggcaaaatcctcatacttatcggccttaatagaaaaacaatttctatttaaaactgtttccagccttacgaggagccATGAACAAATCAATTCACTAATCCCACTAGTAGCAGTaccaattttatgaaattctttaacactaggaacccgacggccgcgaaaattttcgcaaggcttagtaaggtccatgtagcccactcccctgctgtgaagagattaacgcccattgtcttggtaatgcggtggaagcgtctcacccccagctcatacgcctgccaaagcacaagcggctcacctcgaagctcatacaaagcaccaaacgtgatacttcacgaaaaacttggttacaaacaagcagactgtatatgttaccgatcctacaacaaacagcggaaattttgtagactcgtgtttcaaaagatacaattcaagcgcacgtagagacgacagtttctcaaatgagtcccgtcaaacaataaaaacaaataaaatggtttgaacctctttgtatattgtttgaagctctttgtatatttactacactatataatatttgttacactttctgtttccgcgtttgaaaagctaagaaattatatggcgcaattatatatatggctgataaatgttgtgatctaaacagcagactggaaaaggagaggaaaagacaggaagaacaaattcatgtgctgtaaaacaactttattttgatcaaacatggatgtctattccgggtttcttgaagtggaatgtcaagaaagttgagggtgtcttgaagttgagggtgtactcgccagatgcacttgccgcatgcaacacacgcgttgatgctgtggagaacaattcaaggtacaccttacattttgaataaaatctttcagaagacaaaaatacgtaacatatgtggtgttacgtatgtaggcctacttatcaacgtaccttcatgtagttgtagccaacagttgctacacagccagggtgtactcgccgcatgcaacgggccaccggcgtgttcctgcgcgcactgtgtatgcacgaaccttcatgatgtctgtcaacggcgcactgcaaagaacaaagtacatgttatattttgaacgaatttattcatgtgtaccagccagggaccctctttcttacatttgcggcaggttcatcgttcatcgctgccaaggtcaacgggccaccggcgtgttcctgcgcgcactgtgtatgcacgcacagaagtacatgttatatttagaacgaattcattcatgtataaattgattctgtgaaaatatcacaggcatgggtcataacagaacgggaatccaattccagcaaccatgagaaaaataaccagcaaccacgacgagaaataaacagaggactaacacggaaacagacatgaaatggcaggagatgcggggcagaccgtgacaccgggtttcatgatgtgcgactgtggaacagaaagagaagagatttttggttatgttcaaataatagtgtgtgtgtatatatatgtgtgtgtgattggttgtctgtaacgtagctgtgttaacaattgtaaagcgccttgggtatttagataaggcgctatataaattgaaacattaattcattcatatatatatataaatatacttatcgacgtaccttcatgtagttttaggtacacagttgccacacagccagggacactctgccctacacttgcgacaggtgtacttgccgcatgcagcgcacggggttatgctgtggttccggttgcagtttgtctgcacctgacacgtagtcttctttccaggagcaggcgaaggacgtggcgttctcttcaactcctttttctgtaggaaacgaagacggagttcctcagcaagagtacacataaaaactctcctactctctgtggaccccgtacatgccgtgtacaaaacatgcgcgttcatcgctgccaggtcaagtatgttataaaacactgcaacgggccaccggcgtgttcctgcgcgcactgtgtatgcacgcgccttctggtccatgatgtcaacggcgcactgcaaagaacaaatacaaagaagtacatgttatattttgaataaattcattcatgtatgataaattgatttatcaatgccaacacatgcataccttcgtccggttgtagtccgtcacagtgtttggcttctttttgcggtcgtctgcaatctccacgtgcgtgtgcatagtgctcagaacgcaaactgttttgttgggcttggaggcatacaccgtcagaagcgcatcatcggatctgtacacctccgttgacaacttctcacgtcccttggcgtttttggcttccaaaggaacttctcggcgaatcttgttcattgtcccaagcagagtcgtgttgcattccagcagcttcttagccagggaaagagatgtgaaaaaattgtctgtggctacagttctgcccttgcccaggtatggcttcataagcttcatcaccacattctcggacactctttcccccttgggacgatcggggtcctttccaaggtatggaatggcgttgcacatgtactttgtgttcaactcagaagcaacccaaaactttattccaaacttgtccggctttgaggcaatgtactgggtgaatggacagcgaaccttggtcggaaacagctgctcgtcgactgtcagttccttgcctggggtatagcacaaaatgcagttgttcacaaatcgctgccagatgtccgaaatcgcagcaaatctgtcgctctttgcacgctccgcacgggtgtccttattatcaaagcgcaagtaccgcatgatttcttggtagcggtcccgtgccattgtctcctggatcgaaggcacagcgaacattgccgaccaacagtccgacatcgctccaactggacagaggactgctcgtagaaataggattgctacgaatgccataaactcgctgaccgacaaactccagctgctgtctgttctgcgggcttcatggacagtgcagtctgtgatgattcgcagcatctccatgacgaccaaacacagaaaactctgcagtctgcttgtgatcctacgctgtattagtaaaagtaaacaaatgacgctaggtaaattacacgtactaaatatcattcaaacacaagcagaaacactggaaagaaatatgaagttactatacctttgcatgctctgtaggcccggacggctcaacaaatgttgaattaggcgaacagctgctgacacgagagcgtgcgatgccaaccttctcccaaacagttccatcttttgcccgtacggttggtgcaggtgtggtgtcagcctgtgtccgtctcttccttggagggctctgttgtacctcatccgatgtactgcttctttcttcatcggatgaatcgctggtcaaaaaacaggagggtccttctcccgcatcggactcacagcagtcctcgttggtcagcaaagccgcaacttcttgaccggtgaacgtcctctgtcttgccatggtgttttgcgtcgtctccacacaggatagtagtgaaaatgtaagtcgcctgcctttgggtttcagcttttatcatgactctgaagaacacacccacaacagcgcatactaattatactttattataataggtggcgcttcacacataacgccgaaaccgaaaccgggctaatcccctgcatacacgggaacaataaaaggtgattggacccgtgataatggttcacggcaatccgtgaatatcagtcaaacacaagcataaacactgcaaaaaatattatattactatgctgtatgagtaaaaataaataaatgacgctaagttatttacataaacgaaatatcttatttacacaaacgaaatatcagtcaaacacaagcataaacactgcaaaaaatattatattactatgctgtatgagtaaaaataaataaatgacgctaagttatttacacaaacgaaatatcttatttacacaaacgaaatatcagtcaaacacaagcataaacactgcaaaaaatattatattactatgctgtatgagtaaaaataaataaatgacgctaagttatttacacaaacgaaatatcttatttacacgaacgaaatatcagtcaaacacaagaaaacacaaaaaatattatattactatgctgtatgagtaaaaataaataaatgacgctaagttatttacacaaacgaaatatcttatttacacgaacgaaatatcggtcaaacacaagcataaacactgcaaaaaatattatattactatgctgtatgagtaaaaataaataaatgacgctaagttatttacacgaacaaaatatcttatttacacaaacgaaatatcagtcaaacacaagcataaacactgcaaaaaaaatattatgttactatgctgtatgagtaaaaataagtaaatgtaaaaataaatattactttactatacctttattactttgttgctgctattgaagtgcatacacaagaaaatctgggacgcttgcttcatacataacgccaataccacgctaatgataatgtgtttcacgggaacaatatgaacccgtgataatggttggttcagccatgtaaatgtgtggcgctattgaagtgcatacacaagaaaatctgggacgtttgcttcatacataacgccaataccacgctaatgataatgtgtttcacgggaacaatatggacccgtgataatggttggttcagccatgtaaatgtgtggcgctattgaagtgcatacacaagaaaatctgagacgcttgcttcatacataacgccaataccacgctaatgataatggttcaccgctctaaataatacttatgtcaatatgtagcgcttcacacataacgccgaaacagggctaaactttatttatttattttagactacaaactagacttggtgcacacagactgcacacagactagacctggtgcaccacagagctcctgccacagagctcctgcctgtctttctgctcctgtcttgctctgaaattaacatatgtatggtcctgctaattgggcaggagaaggaggggtgatgtcctcagaaccttgaaatctcaggagctccagtgttaacactagagctcctgagaattcaggattctgaggacatcacccctccttcttctccttcttgccagcaattagcaaagccaaacatcaccctttattatgttaattcacagagcaagactgaggcagcagcctcacccagaaagtctctgatcacagagatcacagatcacaaacaagcagaaacacaaatgcttctatcaaatgcttctaacacaaatatagatagatatagatagatag
This Brachyhypopomus gauderio isolate BG-103 chromosome 6, BGAUD_0.2, whole genome shotgun sequence DNA region includes the following protein-coding sequences:
- the LOC143516652 gene encoding uncharacterized protein LOC143516652; the encoded protein is MCNAIPYLGKDPDRPKGERVSENVVMKLMKPYLGKGRTVATDNFFTSLSLAKKLLECNTTLLGTMNKIRREVPLEAKNAKGREKLSTEVYRSDDALLTVYASKPNKTVCVLSTMHTHVEIADDRKKKPNTVTDYNRTKCAVDIMDQKARAYTVRAGTRRWPVAVFYNILDLAAMNAHVLYTACTGSTESRRVFMCTLAEELRLRFLQKKELKRTPRPSPAPGKKTTCQVQTNCNRNHSITPCAACGKYTCRKCRAECPWLCGNCVPKTT